One segment of Mus caroli chromosome 6, CAROLI_EIJ_v1.1, whole genome shotgun sequence DNA contains the following:
- the Etfbkmt gene encoding electron transfer flavoprotein beta subunit lysine methyltransferase isoform X1 yields the protein MAFSLCWKAPRSQWSFLQAVNSGSPLFLWRTMGSCLDPKMKAYLEENTEVTSSGSLTPEIQLRLLTPRCKFWWERADLWPYSDPYWAIYWPGGQALSRYLLDNPAVVRGKSVLDLGSGCGATAIAAKMSGASKILANDIDPIAGMAITLNCKLNGLNPFPVLTKNILNTQQGKFDLIVLGDMFYDEDLADSLHLWLQNYFWTHGTRVLIGDPGRPQFSGHSIRHQLYQLVEYTLPEPTQQENNGLTTSAVWDFHP from the exons ATGGCTTTCAGCCTGTGTTGGAAAGCTCCCAGGAGCCAATGGAGTTTCCTGCAGGCTGTGAACAGTGGGTCTCCCCTGTTTCTCTGGAGGACAATGGGGAGCTGTTTGGATCCTAAGATGAAAGCCTACCTGGAGGAGAACACTGAAGTCACCAGCAGTGGTAGCCTTACCCCCGAAATCCAGTTACGGCTTTTAACCCCCAGGTGCAAGTTTTGGTGGGAAAGGGCTGACCTGTGGCCCTACAGTGATCCCTACTGGGCTATTTACTGGCCAGGAGGCCAGGCTCTGTCTAG GTATCTTTTGGATAACCCTGCTGTTGTTAGAGGAAAGTCTGTCTTAGATCTTGGGAGTGGATGTGGAGCTACAGCCATTGCTGCCAAGATGAGTGGAGCATCAAAGATCTTGGCCAACGACATAGACCCCA TTGCAGGAATGGCGATTACACTAAATTGCAAATTAAATGGACTGAATCCTTTTCCTGTTTTAACTAAAAACATTTTGAATACCCAACAAGGTAAGTTTGATCTCATTGTTCTTGGAGATATGTTTTATGATGAAGACCTTGCAGACAGTCTTCATCTGTGGCTGCAGAACTACTTTTGGACCCATGGAACCCGAGTACTGATTGGTGACCCTGGGAGGCCCCAGTTCAGTGGACATAGCATTCGGCATCAACTGTACCAACTAGTAGAATACACACTTCCAGAGCCAACTCAGCAAGAGAACAATGGACTGACCACAAGTGCTGTATGGGATTTTCATCCCTGA
- the Etfbkmt gene encoding electron transfer flavoprotein beta subunit lysine methyltransferase isoform X2: MAFSLCWKAPRSQWSFLQAVNSGSPLFLWRTMGSCLDPKMKAYLEENTEVTSSGSLTPEIQLRLLTPRCKFWWERADLWPYSDPYWAIYWPGGQALSRYLLDNPAVVRGKSVLDLGSGCGATAIAAKMSGASKILANDIDPIAGMAITLNCKLNGLNPFPVLTKNILNTQQELLLDPWNPSTDW, from the exons ATGGCTTTCAGCCTGTGTTGGAAAGCTCCCAGGAGCCAATGGAGTTTCCTGCAGGCTGTGAACAGTGGGTCTCCCCTGTTTCTCTGGAGGACAATGGGGAGCTGTTTGGATCCTAAGATGAAAGCCTACCTGGAGGAGAACACTGAAGTCACCAGCAGTGGTAGCCTTACCCCCGAAATCCAGTTACGGCTTTTAACCCCCAGGTGCAAGTTTTGGTGGGAAAGGGCTGACCTGTGGCCCTACAGTGATCCCTACTGGGCTATTTACTGGCCAGGAGGCCAGGCTCTGTCTAG GTATCTTTTGGATAACCCTGCTGTTGTTAGAGGAAAGTCTGTCTTAGATCTTGGGAGTGGATGTGGAGCTACAGCCATTGCTGCCAAGATGAGTGGAGCATCAAAGATCTTGGCCAACGACATAGACCCCA TTGCAGGAATGGCGATTACACTAAATTGCAAATTAAATGGACTGAATCCTTTTCCTGTTTTAACTAAAAACATTTTGAATACCCAACAAG AACTACTTTTGGACCCATGGAACCCGAGTACTGATTGGTGA
- the Etfbkmt gene encoding electron transfer flavoprotein beta subunit lysine methyltransferase isoform X3, with amino-acid sequence MSGASKILANDIDPIAGMAITLNCKLNGLNPFPVLTKNILNTQQGKFDLIVLGDMFYDEDLADSLHLWLQNYFWTHGTRVLIGDPGRPQFSGHSIRHQLYQLVEYTLPEPTQQENNGLTTSAVWDFHP; translated from the exons ATGAGTGGAGCATCAAAGATCTTGGCCAACGACATAGACCCCA TTGCAGGAATGGCGATTACACTAAATTGCAAATTAAATGGACTGAATCCTTTTCCTGTTTTAACTAAAAACATTTTGAATACCCAACAAGGTAAGTTTGATCTCATTGTTCTTGGAGATATGTTTTATGATGAAGACCTTGCAGACAGTCTTCATCTGTGGCTGCAGAACTACTTTTGGACCCATGGAACCCGAGTACTGATTGGTGACCCTGGGAGGCCCCAGTTCAGTGGACATAGCATTCGGCATCAACTGTACCAACTAGTAGAATACACACTTCCAGAGCCAACTCAGCAAGAGAACAATGGACTGACCACAAGTGCTGTATGGGATTTTCATCCCTGA